A DNA window from Hordeum vulgare subsp. vulgare chromosome 1H, MorexV3_pseudomolecules_assembly, whole genome shotgun sequence contains the following coding sequences:
- the LOC123412179 gene encoding uncharacterized protein LOC123412179: MYGNRLSREFTTGLKDFLVVANANKQKGFVICPCVDCKNQKGYSSSREVHLHLLRHGFMPSYNCWTKHGERGVIMEEDEEGDDFMDESYLAHFGDTFMEDAEGEGEGEGEGEGEGEEEARDETVDDLGRTIADARRRCETEKERENLDRMLEDHRKSLYPRCDDGLKKLGCTLDLLKWKAQAGVADSAFENLLKMLKNMFPKNNELPASTYEAKKVVCPLGLEVLKIHACINDCILYRGEYENLNECPVCTALRYKIRGDDPGDDVEGEKPRKRVPAKVMWYAPIIPRLKRLFRNKEHAKLLRWHKEDRKSDGELRHTADGTQWRKIDREFKDFAADARNIRFGLSIDGMNPFGEQSSSHSTWPVTLCIYNLPPWLCMKRKFIMMPVLIQGPKQPGNDIDVYLRPLVDELLQLWGRPGVRVWDEHKEEEFDLRALLFVTINDWPALSNLSGLSNKGYNACTHCLHETESVHLPNCKKNVYLGHRRFLPKIHPVRKKGKHYNGKADHRPKPAERTGAEVFDMVKDLKVIFGKGPGGQSVPKGADGHAAMWKKKSIFWELEYWKVLEQRLKDPDDRHPEWFQGRASYALTKEEKVIFFECLSSMKVPSGFSSNIKGIINMAEKKFQNLKSHDCHVIMTQLLPIALRGLLPPRPEGSIAKGYGNEEVIEFCVDFVPDLKPIGLPRSRHEGRLSGKGTIGRKSTICMDSHSVTEAHHTVLTNSSLVAPYFEKHKNILRSDNPGKPESWIRKAHMETFGSWLRKHLMNDNDVVDQLYMLAKTPSSTITTFQGYEINGNTFYTIAQDKKSTNQNSGVRFDAATENGQEVTYYGYIEEIWELDYGPSFKVPLFRCKWFKLTGGGVKVDQQYGMTMVDFNNLGYLDEPFVLAKDVAQVFYVKDMSSKPRKRKDKKTISTSCDDPKRHIVLSGKRNIVGVEDKTDMSEGYNMFAEIPPFKVNTDPSIKLNDEDAPW; encoded by the exons atgtacggtaaccgactctcccgcgagttcactacgggtttgaaagatttcctcgtagtggctaatgcgaacaagcagaagggttttgttatctgtccatgtgttgactgtaagaatcagaagggttactcttcctcaagagaagttcacctgcacctgcttcggcacggtttcatgccaagctataattgttggaccaagcatggagaaagaggggttataatggaagaagatgaagaaggggatgatttcatggatgaaagctatcttgctcatttcggtgatactttcatggaggatgctgaaggtgaaggggaaggtgaaggggaaggtgaaggtgaaggtgaagaagaggcacgtgatgagaccgttgatgatcttggtcggaccattgctgatgcacggagacgctgcgaaactgaaaaggagagggagaatttggatcgcatgttagaggatcacagaaagtcgttgtaccccagatgcgatgatggtctgaaaaagctgggctgcacactggatttgctgaaatggaaggcacaggcaggtgtagctgactcggcatttgaaaacttgctgaaaatgttgaagaatatgtttccaaagaataacgagttgcccgccagtacgtacgaagcaaagaaggttgtatgccctctaggtttagaggttctgaagatacatgcatgcatcaacgactgcatcctctaccgcggtgaatacgagaatttgaatgaatgcccggtatgcactgcattgcgttataagatcagaggcgatgaccctggtgacgatgttgagggcgagaaacccaggaagagggttcccgccaaggtgatgtggtatgctcctataataccacggttgaaacgtttgttcaggaacaaagagcatgccaagttgttgcgatggcacaaagaggaccgtaagtcggacggggagttgagacacaccgcagatggaacgcaatggagaaagatcgacagagagttcaaagattttgcagctgacgcaaggaacataagatttggtctaagtatagatggcatgaatccttttggcgagcagagctccagccatagcacctggcccgtgactctatgcatctacaaccttcctccttggttgtgcatgaagcggaagttcattatgatgccagtgctcatccaaggtccgaagcaacccggcaacgacatcgatgtgtacctaaggccattagttgatgaacttttacagctgtggggcagacctggtgtccgtgtgtgggatgagcacaaagaagaggaatttgacctacgagcgttgcttttcgtaaccatcaacgattggcctgctcttagtaacctttcgggactgtcaaataagggatacaatgcatgcacgcactgcttacatgagactgaaagtgtacatttgccaaattgtaagaagaacgtgtaccttgggcatcgtcgatttcttccgaaaattcatccagtaagaaagaaaggcaagcattacaacggcaaggcagatcaccggccgaagcctgcggaacgcactggtgctgaggtatttgatatggtcaaggatttgaaagtcatctttggaaagggtcctggcggacaatcagttccgaagggagctgacgggcacgcagccatgtggaagaagaaatctatattctgggagctagaatattggaaagtcctagaa caacgtttgaaagaccctgatgaccggcatccggaatggtttcaaggtcgtgccagctacgctctgaccaaagaagagaaggtcatcttttttgaatgcctgagcagtatgaaggtcccgtctggattctcgtccaatataaagggaataataaacatggcggagaaaaagttccaaaacctgaagtctcacgactgccacgtgattatgacgcaattgcttccgattgctttgagggggctcctgccgc ctaggccagaaggaagcatcgccaagggctatggaaatgaggaggtaattgagttttgtgttgactttgttcctgaccttaagccgattggtcttcctcgatcgcggcacgaggggagactaagtggaaaaggcacgatcggaaggaaatcaacgatatgtatggacagCCATTCTGtgactgaagcacaccacactgtactgaccaattccagcttggtggctccgtactttgagaaacacaagaatattttacgctcggacaacccggggaagcctgaatcctggattaggaaggcccacatggagactttcggcagttggttgagaaaacatttaatgaatgacaatgatgttgtagatcagctgtacatgttggccaagacaccatcttcgactataacgactttccaagggtacgagataaatgggaatacattttacacgatcgcccaagataaaaagagcaccaaccaaaacagtggtgtccgctttgatgcagcaaccgagaatgggcaagaggtcacatattatggttacatagaggagatatgggaacttgactatggaccctcctttaaggtccctttgttccggtgcaaatggttcaagctaacaggaggtggggtaaaggtggaccagcaatacggaatgacaatggtggatttcaacaatcttggttaccttgacgaaccattcgtcctagcgaaagatgtcgctcaggttttctatgtgaaggacatgagtagcaaaccgaggaaacggaaagataagaaaacgatcagtacatcatgcgatgatccaaagcgccacattgttctttcagggaaaagaaacatcgtgggagtggaggacaagacagacatgtcagaaggttataatatgtttgctgaaattccgcccttcaaagtgaacaccgacccaagcattaagttaaatgatgaggatgctccatgg